TCACCGTGGCGAGCATGCCCATGTAATCGCCGGTGGTGCGGTCCAAACCGTGCTTGGTCCCCGCGAGCCCGCGGAAGATGTTGCCGCCGCCAATGACAACCGCCAGTTGGACGTCAAGCTCCTGAAGCTCCTTGATCTCCTGTGCGATGGAGTCACAGGTTTCCGGTGAAATGCCGTACTCGCGTGATCCGATCAGCGCTTCGCCGCTCAACTTCAACATCACGCGCCGATATTTGGGTGGCGCTGCGGATGTCGTCGTCATCCTTGGTCGTCTCCGTGGCTCAGGCGGTCGGCGTTGCGCCGGGAATTTCCTCACCCAATTGCCAGCGGGTGAAGCGTCGGATCACCAGGTTCTCGCCCAACTGCGCAATCTTCGCGGTGAGATGGTCCTTGATGGTGATCTCCGGGTTCTTCACGAAGGGCTGCTCCAGCAGGCAAACGGTGGAATAAAACTTCTCCAACTTGCCCTTGAGGATGCCTTCCACAGCTTGCGGCGGTTTGTCCTTCACTTGGGCGCGGTAGATTTCCTTCTCGCCTTCGATAATGTTCGCGGGAACATCTTCACGCTTCACATAGCTGGGGTTGGCCGCTGCGATGTGCTGCGTGATGTCCTTGACGAGTTCGCGGAAATGCTCATTGCGCGCGACGAAATCCGTCTCGCAGTTGATTTCCACCAAGACGCCAAGTTTGCTGCCGTGATGGATGTAGCTGGCGATGCAACCTTCATTGGCCGTGCGCCCCGCCTTCTTGCCGGCGACGGCGATCCCTTTTTTGCGGAGGATCTTCTCGGCCTCAGTCAGGTCGCCCTTGGCTTCCTGCAGGGCCACTTTGCAGTCCATCATGCCCGCGCCGGTCTTATCGCGCAGTTCTTTCACGACCTTGGAGTCAATTGCTTGCATGGTTGTCGTAGTCATCTTGATTTCTGGCGTCGTAAACCGGCTAGGCTGAGACGGCTGATTCCTCGGGAGTCAACGCCGGCTCGGCGGGCGGCGGAACAGCCTCCACAGGCGCGGGGGCGGCGACGGGTGCCGGGTACTTCTTGCCCAGTTCGGCCTGTGCCTCGGCGATGGTATTGGCGATCACATTCGTGATGAGCTTGACCGCGCGAATGGCGTCGTCGTTGCCGGCAATCGGGTACGTGGCCTGATCGGGATCGCAATTGGTGTCCACAACGGCAATGATCGGGATGCCGAGGCGCTTCGCTTCGTGGATCGCGATGGCCTCGCGCATAATGTCGATCACGAACATCGCGGCGGGCGCCCGCTCCATTTTCACGATGCCGTCGAGATTGCGGTGCAATTTGTTCTGCTCGCGACGCAGGGACGCAACTTCCTTCTTGGGTAAATGCTCGCCTTCGGGCGACTCGAGGAGACGGTCGATTTCCTGCATCCGCTTGACGCTGTTGCGGATGGTGCGCAGATTCGTCAGGGTGCCACCGAGCCAGCGATCCACGACGTACGGCATATTGGTGCGCGTGGCCGCTTCCTTGACTTCCTGTTGCGCTTGCTTCTTGGTGCCAACGAATAAAACGGATCCCCCGCCGAGCACGATATCGTGGAGAAAACCACAGGCGATTTCGATCTGGGTGAGGGACTTGTTGAGGTCGATAACGTGAATTCCGTTACGCGCGGCAAAAATGAACTTTTTCATCTTGGGGTTCCACCGCTTGGTCTGATGACCGAAATGAACCCCGGCTTCCAACAACTCTTCAACTGTTATACTGGGCAATGTATCCTCCGTTGTTTCATCCCGCGACCGCACGACTTTTGGTGGCGCGAGACATCCAGTCATTAAACGACTGGATTTTGGTTTAGTGTTTTTATGTCCCGAATCCTTCCGGGACGGTTTAGTACTGCCACGTCACTACTCGGGCAGGACTAAGCACTGTAACCACCAGACAACGGCTTTGCAAGCGGAAAAGGCATGCGTGTTGGTATCAGAATCTCGTGCCGGAAGCGCCCAGATTGGGGAGGAAATTTCGCGCGGCCGAGTCATCGTACGAAAAGAGCACGAAACCCGGCGCGCCGAGTTGGCGGATCATGGTGATTTGCGCGTTCAACTGGCTCAGGCGGTCGAACTTCCAACTGCCGATGCCAACGACCACCTTGCTGCGCGGCGCCCACGTCTGCTCCTTTTGCACCTTGGATTCGAAATCGCGCAAATCGGGTGTGTAGGTCATTGTGCAGACGTAATCCACGTACCCGCGATCAAGCCAGAGCTTCCAGTCCTGAGCTTTTTCCTCGCGCGCGCGATTGAGGTCGGAGAAGACGGCCGCCGACACCGCCAGGCCTGGCCGTGCCTGCCGCGCGCGGGCGGAGAGATCTTCGATCCAGGTATTGATGACATGTTGCCGCCATTCGTTGAACTGCGCGACGTACACGCCCTGTAGCACGGCTTCCGGCCAATGCTTCACGTGTGTGCCGATGCTACGCTCGAATTCACGGCGACAGTTGGCGCAAAAACAGGACGGCTGTTCGCAGAAACGGATGTAGTCGAATTGAATGCCATCGACGGGATACCGCTTCGCCATTTCCGTCACGGACGAGGCGATCAATGCGCGGTTCGCTTCCTGCGAGGGACACAACCACGTGAAGCCCGCCTGCATGACCGCATGCCCATCGGGTCCGCGCATCACGCGGTCCGACGCGACCAATTCCCGTTGGAACGCAGGAGGCGCCTTGAACATGAACGTGACGATTTGCTTGGCATGCACCGCCAGCCCGCGTCGGTGCGCCAGGTCGATGCCGCGCGCGACCGGGTCGGGCGAACCGCTCACGATGCTGGGGAGAGACCTGCTATTCGGGTAAAGCGCCGCGCCGCCCGAGGCAAGATTGGCAAAGATCGTGTTGAAGCCTGCCCGCTGCAGGTTCGCCGTCGCGCTGTCCCAGTCTAGCTTTGTCGTATCGCTGACCCAGACGCCGCGCAGTTCGGCAGCGCGCGTTGGACGCGGCACCGGCGCTGGTATCGGTGTCGGTGGTGGTTGCGGCAGGCTCGCAACGCTCGGGCGATGTGGCGCCGTGCAAGAGCCGAATAATAAAATCACGCCGTAGGCGACGATCAGCGCGCCGACGGGAAAGTTCCCCAACCTCCTCATATTCCTCCCTGTAACCCCGGGAGCGCAGTGACAAATTCGCGCTCCAAAAGTTGCCGCACTATAAGTGGAATCCGGTGATGTTGCCAAATGAAAAGTTTGCTGTTACAACGGCCTTCGATGCTTGGCAAACTTTCCATCCTTGGCCCCGGTCTTTTGGGTGGTTCCATCGGCCTCGCGGCTCGACAACGCAAGGTCGCCAAGCGGGTCGTTATTTGGGGGCGTCGGCCCGACGCCGTAGACCAGGCCTACAAACTCGGGGCGGCCGACGAAGCGGTGACCGATCTGGCGAAAGCGGTTGCAGATGCGGAGTTGGTCGTACTGGCCACGCCAATCGGCGCCATGCAGACGCTGGCCGAGCAGATGCGCCCTTCCCTGCCCAAGGGTTGCATTGTAACGGATGTGGGCAGCGTCAAATACACCATCGTGACCGCGCTTTCCGACGCGCTGCAAGGCCACGCCCGTTTCGTCGGCTCTCATCCGATGGCGGGCTCGGAACAGTCCGGCATCGACGCCGCCAAGCGCGACCTTTTCGAGAATGCCGTTTGCATCGTTACCCCGCGCGAGGACACGGACAAGGCGGCGCTGAATGTCGTTTACGATTTCTGGAAGGCGCTCGGCTGTTCGGTGAAGACGCTCGGACCATTGGAGCACGACGAAATGGTCGCGCGCACCAGCCATTTGCCGCACGTCGTCGCCGCCGCGGTCGTCAACGTCGTCTGCAACAACGGCGATAAGCCACTCAACTTTGTCGGCCCCGGCTTCAAGGATTTCACGCGCATCGCCAGCGGCCCGTTCGAAATGTGGACGGAAATCTGCCTGGAAAATCGCGTGGAAATCGGCCGCGCACTCGATCAATTGATTGAGGAACTCGTCAAACTCCGAGCTGCTGTCGAAAACTCCGATACCGTCGAATTGCGCACGATGCTGAAACGAGCCAAACATTTTCGTGATGAGTTGAGGTTCAAGACGTGAAGCCTCTGCCTGACCCTTACCCCATCGAACCGCTGGCGAAGCCGCCGAATTGCACGATCACCGTGCCCGGTTCCAAGAGCATCACCAACCGAGCGTTGATTCTAGCAGCGCTCGCCAAGGGCAAATGCACATTGCGCGGCGCGCTGTGGGCTGACGACACGCAGGTGATGGTGGATTCCCTGCAGAAACTTGGATTTGAAGTAACGGTTGAGCCAGATCCAAACGAGGAGTGCAATCGTACCATCACGGTAGTTGGGCACAACGGCGAGATTCCCGCGAAAAAGGCGGAACTGTACGTTGGTAATGCGGGCACTGCCGCTCGGTTTCTGACAGCGCTGGTTTGCCTTGGTCACGGCGAGTACACGATTCGCGGCGATCCACGCATGCACGAACGACCAATGAAGGAACTCTTTGACGTGCTGATACAACAAGGTGCGGCCATCGAAAGCAATGCCGGATCTCTCCCAGCCAGAATTAACGCAAATGGTTTGCGTGAAGGAAAAGTTGTTATAAGTAACGTAAGCACGAGTCAATTCGCGAGTGCACTGGAATTAATCTCACGACCCGCTCGCCTTAAAATTTCGTTTAAACTGGAGAAGCAACTCGAGGAACTTGGGGAGCAATTCGAGCCTCAATACGTCTTCATGACACACGATATGTTGGCTCATGACATGTCGAACTATTTTATCGCGCCGGATGCTTCCAGCACCTCGTATTTCTGGGCTGTAGAGTTTATCTGCGGTGGTCACATATCAGTCGCGGCCATGCCAGAGTTTTCACTCCAACCTGATTTTAACTTCCGTACCTACTTGCCTACCCAACTCTCTGCTGAAGAGCTGCAAGGGTTTTCTCCAGAGGTTCGACAGCGATGGCCACAGACAATTCAAGTGTCCAGGTTCCTTAATCTTGGTGACAGTGTATTGACTCTGGGGATCTGCGCCTTGTTTGGCGATCAACCGATTCAGATCAACCAAGCATCGAGACTACGACTGCAGGAAACAGATCGACTAAAGGCGATGGTCACAGAGTTGCAACGTGTTGGGGCGAAGGCGGAGGAGCATGAGGATGGTTTTACGGTTTGGCCTGCAAAACCGGGGCAATTGCATGGCGCGGACATTGAAACGTACAACGACCACCGGATGGCGATGTGTTTTTCTGTGTTAGGATTGAAAGTTCCGGGCATTCGGATTAAGAATCCACAGTGCGTGAGCAAAACATTTCCCAATTTCTTCGAAAAGCTGGAGCAACTGCGACAGTGAGCAACCCCTCGACAACCGACAAGGTCGTGGTCGTGGCAGTGGACGGACCCGCCGCCAGCGGCAAGAGCACCGTGTCCCGGGCGCTGGCCCGGATGCTGGGCTACAACTATGTCGATACCGGCGCGATGTACCGCGGCATCACCTGGAAGGCGCTGGCGGAAGGGATCGATGTGGACGATCCGATTGCGGTGATCGCGATGATGCATCGGATCAAGATTACTTTTGAAATTGTTGACCATCAGGCGCGGATGTTGATTGACGGCGTTTATCCGGGCGACGCCGTTCGCGACCCGCGCGTGACAGAGAAAGTCTCGACCATCGCGGCCATGCCCGAGGTGCGCCAGGTCCTCGTGCAGCACCAGCGGTCGCTGACGAAGCTCGGCAGCCTGGTGATGGAAGGGCGCGACATCGGCACGGTGGTGTTTCCCAACACGCCCTACAAGTTCTACCTCGAAGCCAGCCCGGAAGTACGCGCGCGGCGGCGCAAGCGGGACCTGGAGGCGATGAAGATCGACACCAGCCAGGAGGGCGTGAAGGAATCACTCCAGCGCCGCGACAAGAAAGACACGGGCCGCAGCACTTCGCCGTTGCAGATCGCGCTCGGCGCCACCGTGATTGAGAACTCGAATTTGTCGGTCGAAGAAAACGCCAAGGTGCTGCTGGATCACATTCGCCAGCAGGGCCAGCGCCGCGGTAGCTTCGGCGTCGGCGGCGCTTGAGCGCATGAGGCAACTCTGGTACCGGTTCTGCCGAGTCTGGTTTCGCCTCTACTTTTATCTGTATCACCGCGGCCGCGTTTACAACGCCGAACGACTTCCCGCGGAGGGAGCGTTCATCCTGGCCGGGAACCACGTTAGTTTTCTCGACCCGCCATTTTTCGGGCTGGCTTGTCAACGCGACGCCTACTTCATGGCACGTGACACCCTTTTTCGCAATCCGCTGGCCAATTGGATTCTACGAAGTTGGCACTGCGTGCCTATCAGCCGCGACCGCGGCGACATCGGGGCGATGAAAACTGTGTTGCGGATGCTCGGCGAGGGCAAAGCGGTCCTGATGTTTCCCGAAGGCACGCGCAGTGATGATGGCCAGCTACAGGAACCTCGCGCGGGTGTCGGCATGATCGCGGCCAAAGCGAATGTTCCCATCGTTCCGATGCGCGTTTTCGGCACGGACCGGGCGCTGCCACGCGGGACAAGTTTTCCACGGCCTGCGCGGGTGGAGATCAAGTTCGGCGAGCCATTCTTGTATTCGTTGCCCGCGGATTTCGAGAACCTGCGCGGTGACGCGCTCAAGGCGGTCTACCTTGATATCGGGCGGGAAATCATGCGGCGGATCGCAGCGTTGCAGCCCCGAACCGAGTAAATCTGGGGGTTTTCAGAAAGGGCTTGCTAAGCCCTCGCTTCAGGCTTTATATTTGCGCGCCTTTTCAGCATACCGCACCATCGTTGTGCCTTGCCAGAGGCAGGAGAAATAATCAGTTAATGTCTAATTCAATGGAGAAGCTATTTTCCGAGGTGAAGCAATTCACCGAGGGAATGCTTGTGAAAGGGCGCATCCTCGAGGTGCGCCCGAACGAAGTGTTGGTGGATATTGGTTACAAGTCCGAGGGCTCGATTTCGCTCTCGGAATTCGATGAGCCCGAAGCCGTCAAGCAGGGCGACGAGATCGAGGTGCTGTTGGAAAGCCTCGAAGACGACGACGGCATGGTCGTGCTATCCTACGCCCGCGCTGAGCAGAAGAAGAACTGGGACCGCATCGTCACGATTTGCACCGAGGGCGGCACCATCGACGGCAAAGTACGCGGCAAGGTCAAGGGCGGCCTGATGGTCAACATCGGCGTCGATGCCTTCCTCCCCGCCTCGCAGATTGACGTCATCCCCCCTCGCAATCTTGACGAGTACATGGGCAAGACTTTCAAATTCAAAGTCGTCAAGATCAACCAGGAGCGCCACAACATCGTTCTCTCGCGGCGCGAGCTGATTGAGCAGGAACGCGAGGACAAGCGGCGCACGCTGCTCTCGAGCATGCAGGTCGGCCAGATTCGCTCTGGCGCGGTGAAGAACCTCACGGACTTCGGCGCGTTTATCGATCTCGATGGCCTCGATGGATTACTCCACATCACCGACATGAGCTGGGGCCGCATCAATCACCCCTCCGAGTTGCTCAAGGTCGGCGAGACCATTGAAGTCATGATCCTGGAAGTTGATCGCGAGAAGGAACGTGTTTCGCTCGGCCTCAAGCAGAGGAATCGCAATCCTTGGGACAACGTGGAAGTCAAATATCCCGTGGGCAGCAAGGTGCGCGGCAAGGTCGTTAGTGTGGTGCCTTACGGCGCGTTCGTACAGTTGGAGGACGGAGTTGAGGGCATGGTGCATGTCTCCGAGCTTTCGTGGACCAAACGCGTGGCGCGGGCTTCTGATGTATTGAAGGTGGGCGAGGAAATCGACGCCCTCGTGCTGGAAATCAAGCGCGAGGAGCAGAAAATATCCCTCGGCATCCGCCAACTCGAAGCGAATCCGTGGTCGCAGGTCCCGAAGAAATATCCACCGGGCACGAAGATCACCGGCAAGGTCCGCAACCTCACGAATTTCGGCGCGTTTGTCGAAATCGAGGAAGGTATTGACGGCATGGTGCACGTCTCGGACATGTCGTGGTCGCGCAAGGTCACGAATCCGGCCGAACTGTTGAAAAAGGGCGAGACCGTCGACGCCGTCGTGCTGGAAGTGGACAGTGCCAACCAACGCGTTTCGCTCGGTATGAAACAACTGGAAGAAGATCCGTGGCGGTCTATCGACCAGCGTTACAAGATGGGTGACCTCGTGAAGGGCAAGGTCGTCAAGCTCGCGTCGTTTGGCGCGTTCATCGAGTTGCCCGACAAACTGGAAGGTCTTGTCCACATCTCGCAGATCAGCGAAGATCACATCGACAAGATCAAGAACGTCCTCAAGGTGGGCGACGATGTCAGCGCCCGCGTCATCAAGGTGGATGCTCCCGAGCGGCGCATCGGTCTCAGCATCAAGGCCGCGAACTACAGCAGCGACCAACTCGAAGCCGAGAAAGAGCAGTATGAGGCCGCGCTCAAGCCGGGCGAGGCCATCGTTGATCTCGAGCACGCGTTCGAGCAGGCCGAGGAGGAGAAAAACCAGTAGCCGTTTCGCCTCGAATCTAGTACAAGAAACCCAGCCCGGAATGTTTTCGGGCTGGGTTTCTGTTTTTGCACTCAATGAAGACCGCCGACGAACAACTGGATCTCCTCGCCCAGGGTTGTGAGAGCGTCGTCACGCGCGACGAGTTGAAGAGGAAGCTGGAGCAAGGCCGCCCGCTCCGTGTCAAACTCGGTTGCGATCCCACCGCGCCCGATCTGCATCTTGGCCATAGCGTCGTGTTGCGCAAGCTCCGCCAGTTTCAAGACCTCGGCCACAAGGCTGTATTGATCATTGGTGATTACACTGCCCTCGTGGGTGACCCGACCGGCCAGAACAAGACGCGCCCCATGCTCAGCGAAGCCGACATCGAGCGCAACGCGAAGACATATTTCGATCAGGCAGGCAAGATTTTGGACACGGCTCCTGACAAACTGGAGATTCGCCGTAACGGCGAATGGCTGGCAGGGATGCGCCTTGCGGATGTACTCAAGCTCATGAGCCAGATGAGCGTAGCACGGATGTTGGAACGCGATACTTTTGAGAAACGCTACGAGGCCGATGTGACGATTGGCCTGCACGAGTTCCTTTACCCGCTCATGCAGGGATACGATTCCGTCATGATCAAGTCGGATGTCGAATTGGGCGGGACGGATCAGTTGTTCAACAATTTGGTGGGGCGTGATCTGCAACGGGACGCGGGCCAGGAGCCACAGGTTGTGATGATCCTCCCCATTCTCGAAGGACTCGATGGCGTCGAGAAGATGTCGAAGAGCAAAGGCAACTATATCGGCATCGGCGATACGCCCAAGGACATGTTCGGCAAGACCATGAGCATCGGCGATGAATTGATGTGGAAGTGGTACGCGCTTCTCATCGGTAAGACCCCGGCGGAAATTGCCGACTTGAAAAAGGGCCATCCCATGGAGGCAAAGAAAGTCCTCGCCCATGCCATCGTGGCTCAATATCAGGATGCAGCGGCCGCGGATCACGCTCGCGAAGATTTTGAGAAGCAGTTTTCGAAGAAGGACCTCGCGGAAATCGCCGAGAACCTAGGCGTACCCGCCGGTGAGATAGGGATCGTGGAATTGGTGGAGAAGACGGGTAAATTCAAAAGCCGGGGCGATATTCGACGGATCATTCAACAAGGCGGCGTCTCCGTTGATGGGAATAAGATCACGGATGCCGGTGCCAAGGTTACCGTCCGTAGCGGCCAGATCCTCAAGGCCGGCAAGTTGGTCGTCGTCAAGCTGACGGTTGCCTAACGCTTCTCTTTGCCGTACACTTCCTGACTCGACCGGGACGTAGCTCAGCTTGGATTAGAGCGCCTGCCTTGGGCGCAGGAGGTCGCAGGTTCAAATCCTGTCGTCCCGACCATTTTTTCTAACTATGTCGTTTATGAAAACGGCTTTTCTGATTCTCAGCATTCTTTTGTCATCAGTCCCGCTTGGCGTTACCGCGACGGCAGCGGCGGGTGCGGATGGATTTGCCGCGGTCTTCAACGGGCTGAATCTCGATGGCTGGAAAATGCAGGGGCACGCTTCGTGGAAAGCCGATCGCGGTGAAATCGTGGGCCAGCCGGACCCGGGCCAGAATACGGATTGCTGGCTCTTCAGCGAGGTAGAATGGACCGACTTTACGTTGGAGGTGGAGTTCAAGGTCCCGGAAAAGTGCAATAGCGGAATTGCAATCCGCATGCCCAAAGAAGCGACGGGCGACCCCGATATGTACGGGTATGAAGTCCAGATCTCCGATGCGCCGGGGAGAAAGCCGACCGGTAGCGTGTTGCATCATGTGGATTCCAAAATCAACAACGTCCACGAACCGAATGAGTGGAACCGTATGTCGATCACTTGTGAGAGAGATCACATTGTGGTTCGTCTCAACGGACGGTTGGTGGTGGACACAAAAGAGACCGGCTCCAAGCGTGGAAGAATTGGGATGCAGATCGCCAAGGGCGAGGAATTTGCCAATCAGGAAGTGCGGTTTCGAAATATCCGGATCAAGAACCTCGCGCCTTAACCGGCTCCAATCCTTCCGCTTGCCCTGCCCCACCGAGCGCACGTACATTGCGACAACATGAAATCCCACGGCAAAAGGCAGGCTTTCGCGATCACCGGAATTACGGGTCAGGTTGGCGGCGTTGTTGCGCACGCATTGTTGGCGGCTGGTCACACGGTACGGGCGGTAGTGCGTAGCGCGGAAAAGGGGAAGATTTGGGCGGAGCAGGGATGTGAGATTGCTCTGGCGGAGATGAACGATGGCAAGGCGCTGCAGGTTGCATTCACGGGAACGGATGGTGTGTTCGTTCTGTTGCCACCGAATTTTGCGCCTTCGCCGGGCTTTCCGGAAACGACAGCCATCGTCGCTGAATTGAACAAAGCTCTTGCGGCGGCGCGCCCCGGCCGGGTTGTCTGTCTCTCGACGATTGGCGCACAAGCGAGCCAGGCAAACCTGCTCACTCAATTACGAATCATGGAGCAAGTGTTGGGACTGCTGGCCATGCCGGTGGCATTTCTTCGTGCTGCCTGGTTTATGGAGAACGCCGCGTGGGATGTCGAACCGGCGATGAAAACCGGAGTGATTCCAAGTTTTCTTCAACCGTTGGATAAACTCTTTCCGATGGTCGCCACGGCGGACGTCGGACGCGTTGCCGCCGAATTGCTGCAGGAGGAGTGGAACGGGAAGAAAGTGGTCGAGCTTGAAGGACCGCGCCGCGTCGCGCCGAATGATATCGGGGCAACCTTTTCACAAATTCTGGGTCGGTCGGTAAAAATGGAGGCTGTTCCACGGGAACAATGGGAAACGCTCTTCAAAAGGCAAGGCATGACTGACCCCACGCCGCGAATGAGAATGCTGGATGGCTTCAACGAGGGCTGGATTGAGTTCGAGGGCGGCGAGGCTGGCTCCGTCAAGGGCGTTATCCCCCTCGCGACGGTCCTCAAAGAACTCGTGAAGCGCAAGAAGTGAAGTTACTTTATCTCACCTGCGAAAGACCACGCCGTTAATATTAATCCTTCCGCTTGCCCTTCCCTACCAGGGGCGGGTACACTATCGACAGACGGGCAACGGAGGATTCTTTCATGCACACGGTCAAGGAACTGTTGCGGGAGAAAGGTAATGAGGTCTGGACCATTGCGCCGAAGGTCACGGTGTACGAGGCGCTCGAGCTGATGGCCACGAAGAACATCGGCGCGTTGGTGGTTATCGAGCAGGGAAATGTCGCGGGGATCTTCACGGAACGCGATTACGCCCGCAAAGTCGTCCTCAAAGGCCGATCTTCCAAGACCACGACGGTGGGGGAGTTGATGATCACGGATGTCCTGTACGTCAGTCCCGACGATACAATCGAGAACTGCATGGCGCTCATGACCGACAAACGTCTGCGCCATTTGCCGGTCATGGATAACGGCCGGTTGGGTGGGATCGTTTCCATCGGCGACATTGTGCGAGTGATCATCTCCGAGCGCGAGTTCACGATCCGCGAACTCGAGCGCTACATCACCGGGGGGCACAGCTCGCTCGCGTAGTTCAAAGGTTGCGGGGCTTGAAGAACTTGTAGTTGGGCAGGCGCGTGTCATCAGGAACAAAGATCGCCGCAGAGCGCGCGGGGATGTCCAACCTGAGGTTGCCTGCTTCCATATTGACCACCTGCGACGGCTCCAGCAGGTTTTTCATGGGCAGCGCGTGATAGAGATGCGAATGCGGTGTGAAGACGATCTGGCGCAACGGTTGCGTCGCATTGTTGATCACGACCAGGGCGACTTCGTTGATCCTGTCTGTGTGGCGGAGGAAAACCAAGGCATCTCCGTCAAGTTTTTGTCCGAGCACGGTGAGCTTGCCCTGTCGCAGGGCTGGGTGTGTTTGGCGAATCTCGATGATCCTCTTGTAAAACTCCAGCGTCTCCCCGTCCCAGCGCTTCTGATCCCAAATCATGGGACGGCGGCAATCCGGATCGTGCCCACCGTCCATGCCAATTTCTTCGCCGTAGTAGAGAAACGGGACACCGGGTAGAGTAAATTGCGCGACCACAGCGAGCCTTCGCTGGGCGGT
This portion of the Verrucomicrobiia bacterium genome encodes:
- a CDS encoding NmrA family NAD(P)-binding protein — its product is MKSHGKRQAFAITGITGQVGGVVAHALLAAGHTVRAVVRSAEKGKIWAEQGCEIALAEMNDGKALQVAFTGTDGVFVLLPPNFAPSPGFPETTAIVAELNKALAAARPGRVVCLSTIGAQASQANLLTQLRIMEQVLGLLAMPVAFLRAAWFMENAAWDVEPAMKTGVIPSFLQPLDKLFPMVATADVGRVAAELLQEEWNGKKVVELEGPRRVAPNDIGATFSQILGRSVKMEAVPREQWETLFKRQGMTDPTPRMRMLDGFNEGWIEFEGGEAGSVKGVIPLATVLKELVKRKK
- a CDS encoding DUF1080 domain-containing protein, translated to MKTAFLILSILLSSVPLGVTATAAAGADGFAAVFNGLNLDGWKMQGHASWKADRGEIVGQPDPGQNTDCWLFSEVEWTDFTLEVEFKVPEKCNSGIAIRMPKEATGDPDMYGYEVQISDAPGRKPTGSVLHHVDSKINNVHEPNEWNRMSITCERDHIVVRLNGRLVVDTKETGSKRGRIGMQIAKGEEFANQEVRFRNIRIKNLAP
- a CDS encoding CBS domain-containing protein, with the protein product MHTVKELLREKGNEVWTIAPKVTVYEALELMATKNIGALVVIEQGNVAGIFTERDYARKVVLKGRSSKTTTVGELMITDVLYVSPDDTIENCMALMTDKRLRHLPVMDNGRLGGIVSIGDIVRVIISEREFTIRELERYITGGHSSLA